A window of the Besnoitia besnoiti strain Bb-Ger1 chromosome VI, whole genome shotgun sequence genome harbors these coding sequences:
- a CDS encoding CAP-Gly domain-containing protein (encoded by transcript BESB_068500) — MMGTGEVRDTTARPQSGTLSERHARAAEPCRAAAAAGAVPPLLPLRCTYTVGDRVVDLEGHLGTLRYIGAVHGYSRRASARLASSLAAPDSSSGACADEEEADLWLGVEWDDPGRGKHDGSLNGKVYFTCASPETRRRATPRAPHAAAEGGDCGAERSTAGSFVKRCKLVEPQDFKRAVVQRYTTKLTQEQVDAMLLVNPITNRTKPVEFVGREEAEAHFARLHLLNAMSFNGSCAIRSAGPSPRLVLPNLRFLSLSDSLITDWKELLGILRAAPRLQSLSLCGARLQASTLPTALSRRSRTSAELAENNAGEPELSVPPVLSELRDLQLDRTFITWEELLAFDTLAPQLVRLSIRANGFSSSALLPLFAPAARLPAHGAAPSEQRKEDEGAEADANPRCVFHDLEGLDISENILDSWESLFACLIHLPRLTTICAVDCALGDFARVRTSREPGQPPSPAVAETQGEKKDDAQTPELSSAKLLPAAPEGDQASWLGKGGGEVEARERSALSWALSMSEEQRERVTELCLEDNCLDAWETVTWLARLFPRLERLMLQGNPLLVQPSANARDKPAPVAAGFGASSPQRQVMIALFPNLKVLSGGTVSKADRCAAERYTLSLLHRIRRANEEGEFSALPVPLGLVEVLRPPAQGVDQTCSVHEALLDRLTKAHGDFSLGGEFCRGGGAVLASMLIEVFLQPDAAAIFHKLPVKKRVPKSMRVRDLKTLCMRLFGLPVAHTELLYNDGHMPVSTPLDDDAASLDFFGVGDGSVVRVQDKSEAKRP; from the exons ATGATGGGCACAGGAGAGGTTCGCGACacgacggcgcggccgcagagcgggACTCTGtcagagagacacgcgcgtgcagccgagccctgccgcgccgccgccgccgctggagccgtgccccctctgctgccgctgcggtgtacgtacaccgtgGGCGATCGCGTCGTGGACCTCGAGGGGCACCTGGGCACCCTGCGCTACATCGGCGCAGTCCACGGCTACAGCCGAAGGGCATCGGCGCGGctggcctcctcgctcgctgcgcccgaCAGCTCCTCGGGGgcctgcgcagacgaggaagaagcggatcTCTGGCTCGGCGTCGAGTGGGATGACCCCGGCCGCGGAAAGCATGACGGCTCGCTCAACGGGAAGGTCTACTTCacctgcgcgtcgccagagacccgacgacgcgcgacccCCCGGGCCccccacgccgccgcagaaggcggcgactgcggcgcagagcgaagcaCAGCCGGATCCTTCGTGAAGAGATGCAAACTCGTGGAGCCGCAGGACTTCAAGCGAGCCGTTGTCCAGAGATACACCACGAAGCTGACCCAAG AGCAAGTCGACGCGATGCTTCTCGTCAATCCAATTACGAACCGCACAAAGCCCGTGGAGTTCGTCGGCCGCGAAGAA GCCGAGGCAcacttcgcgcgcctccacctGCTGAACGCGATGAGCTTcaacggcagctgcgcgattCGTTCTGCggggccttcgccgcgcctcgtgcTTCCCA ACCTGCGCTTCCTGTCGCTGTCGGACAGCCTCATCACGGACTGGAAGGAGCTCCTCGGCAtcttgcgcgcggcgccgcgcctccagtcgctgtcgctctgcggcgctcgcttgCAGGCTTCCACGCTGCCGACAGCTCTCTCGCGGAGATCTCGCACGTCGGCAGAACTCGCAGAAAACAACGCAGGCGAGCCAGAGCTCAGCGTTCCCCCTGTTCTCTCTGAGTTGAGAGACCTGCAGCTCGACCGGACTTTTATCACCTGGGAGGAG CTCCTGGCGTTCGATAcgctcgcgcctcagctCGTGCGGCTGTCGATTCGCGCGAAcggcttctcgtcttctgcgttgCTTCCTCTGTTcgctcccgccgcgcgccttcccgcCCACGGCGCTGCACCAAGCgaacagagaaaagaagatgaaggcgcagaggcggacgcgaaTCCGAGATGCGTCTTCCACGACCTCGAGGGGCTGGATATTTCTGAGAACATCCTCGACAGCTGGGAgtcgctcttcgcctgcctGATTCACCTTCCGCGCCTCACCACGATCTGCGCCGTGGACTGCGCGCTGGGTGACTTCGCACGTGTACGTACATCGCGGGAGCCTGGCCAGCCCCCAAGCCCTGCAGTCGCAGAGACCCagggggagaagaaagacgacgcgcagacacCAGAGCTTTCTTCCGCTAAACTGCTTCCAGCAGCCCCAGAGGGAGACCAGGCCTCCTGGTTAGGAAAGGGGGGAGGCGaagtcgaggcgcgcgagcggtcAGCGTTGAGCTGGGCGCTTTCCATGTCTGAAGAGCAGAGAGAACGAGTCACCGAGCTCTGCCTGGAAGACAACTGCCTCGACGCCTG GGAAACTGTCACGTGGCTTGCGCGGCTCTTTCCGCGCCTGGAGCGCCTCATGCTGCAAGGAAATCCGCTGCTCGTGCAGCCGAGCGCAAACGCCAGAGATAAGCCTGCTCCGGTTGCTGCGGGCTTCGGggcctcctctccgcagcgACAG GTTATGATTGCCCTGTTTCCTAACTTAAAGGTGCTCAGTGGTGGCACCGTCTCGAAGGCCGACAGGTGTGCGGCTGAACGCTACACCCTGTCTCTTTTGCATCGGATCCGAAGAGcgaacgaagaaggcgaattCAGCGCTCTCCCCGTCCCTCTCGGACTCGTGGAGGTCCTCCGCCCGCCGGCCCAGGGCGTTGACCAA ACGTGCTCGGTTCACGAAGCTCTACTCGATCGCCTCACGAAGGCCCACGGAGACTTTTCTCTCGGAGGTGAGTTCTGCC gaggaggcggcgcggtgcTCGCCTCCATGTTGATCGAGGTTTTCCTTCAgccagacgcggcggcaatTTTTCACAAACTGCCGGTGAAGAAGCGCGTGCCCAAGTCCATGAGAGTCCG AGACCTCAAGACGCTTTGCATGCGGCTCTTCGGGCTGCCAGTGGCCCACACCGAGCTGCTGTACAACGACGGG CACATGCCGGTGAGCACGCCGCTGGATGAcgacgcggcgtctctcgacTTCTTTGGAGTCGGCGACGGCTCCGTCGTTCGCGTGCAGGAcaagagcgaggcgaagaggccgtgA